The sequence below is a genomic window from Drosophila gunungcola strain Sukarami unplaced genomic scaffold, Dgunungcola_SK_2 000114F, whole genome shotgun sequence.
GTAtagctatatatatacaagGAAGAGTGGATTCGATTAGAGATATATAGAAAGCATAGCTAGGAAATGAAGCGAACGCCCCCGCAAAACACCTCCGATAAGTGGGTGCTCCTTGGTCTGGGAACTCCAAAATCACGCTCTTCAAAACCACAAACCTGCACCACCAAaaacaccacacacacacacaccacactaGGAAAACATACAGTGCGTTTCGGAACTGTAAGGCAGTTATAGGAAGTTTAGTTCGAATTTAATGACCGTTTAATCGcactatatatttaaagacaaATTAGATAACTGTAtcgaattaatcgaagaaaTGCAAAATCAAAGCGATTCGATAGCAGCCCCAAAACGCATTGTAAATGACCAACAATACTTTATGAcacacataaaatataaacacaaaacatgATAAAAcggtcacaaaaaaaaagaagaaaaaaaactgagAAACTATAGCTTTTGATGGGACATACGGATATCGTAGAGCGAACGATCGAACCATAGTGTAATTTTCAgaactttttaaattgctaCAACTATAAaccatacatatatattgtatgattattattttttttttctttagctTTAACAATGTTAACATATAGTTTAGTACATCGTACCTATGATCATAACTATATAGATTGTAAATTGTGTTTGTCTAATTGCCCCCATGTTGTATAGTTCTTATGTACTCGTAAAATCGGCCTTAATGTTCAGTCTGTCGATACCTTAAATATCagttttatattgatttttttttttttattttgtattatttccttttgaatttaagttgcgttttttcagctttttattGTACACCAAATGATACCAATTTATGTATAGAATCGAAATGGCGAAAAAGATCGCaaccaaaataattaatgattaattgtttaacaattaaattgttccaatacacacacatacacacatagaCAAAAAATACCCTTACACATACACACCTGACCCGTGgtgaatttataattatagaGAATTAAGCAATTTGACCGATTTGCATGCCAAAAGGTTGATAACAATTCAAAGAGAGGAGGAGATTACACCACGGGTTCTCGAGCGCTGGCCATGATGAGCAttgcatcgcatcgcatcgcatataataaatatgtgTATTTGGATATATATCGCAAAACATATAAagtgtattttaaatacagcTAAAAGTGTAATTATCAATTCATTTCAAAAGCAAACTAACTATTACAAATGGAATAGATTAGACCGCAAGGGTGTACTCTAAGCGAACCAGCAgcataattgattttaatcacaagaatttaattaataaaagcctatatacaaatatataaaaacgatTCAAACAATGGTTTGAGCTTAATACCCTCGCAGGGCTTTTATTTATCCACATATACAAAGCGTTCTGGAATCAAAGCAGAGCCTAAGTATTTAGCAATACATATAAAGTTCATTGGATAATGGGTAATGGGTTATAATATCTAAAGATCGCCGAGAGAATCCAATCCGCCGCCCGTCTCTTTTCCCAGCTTGGCCTTATCCTGACTCTCTGTCCAGGCCTTGGCAATCATTTGCTTCGTCTTCGTGTCACCGTCGTTGTACATCTTCTTCATGATGTTAACCAGCGCCGATTCCGGATTATCGCTATCCTTGCTCATTTCGGTGTCCTGCTTTTGCTTCAGCCGTTTCTGGATGGCGGTCAGCACGTCCCAGTTCTCGCCCTCCTTGGCCTTCTTCAAATAGATGGCCACCATGTCCGTCTTGATCTTCCGATAGCTCTTCTCCACATCAATCCCATGCAGCAGGTTGTTCACGCTCAGCCCAAAGTCCTTGCCCTGCAGATCGCGCACATGCAGTTGGAGTGAGTTTGTCGTGTAATTGACGGTCACATCCTCCTCCTTACAGCCCTGCACGCCGTTCAGCGTGATGAAGAGCTTCACGAACTTGGGGCTTTGGTCCCAGCCGTAGTCGGTCAGCTCGTGCAGATATCTAGGCGATCGAGAGGGAAAGGATAAGACTCCAGGCTTAAGCAATAGAAATGGCAGGGGTCTATAAATTTGCAGTCCCAAAAAAAGGCTAATCCGCATGTCATTACaagataataattaaattcgaaaatatggcagttttaacaaaacttgattaaaaaaaatttcgtaTTTGGCTAGATATTGTCTATATGAATATATTCAAATCTCAGAACATAAAAACCTTAGGCAAAGGTACTAAAATTACAGTATTCTAAGAAAGTCAAAAGTCTTAAACTTGTACAGGGTATATTTGCTTTATCTAAAGAAGCCGATGTGTTTAAGAACAGAAACATATTACTTTAGGGGATCAGTAATGACAGTAATAGTAGGTAACAAACTTTTGACTTCAAATgaacaaataaaaccaaactaCAAAAGATGTTAAGTTGGGATTCACTGCTTTGAATCCATACACAATGTATGTTACCCATATACTTTTGAGGGTCGTCCCGTGCCTTCCTTACTGACCAGACCAAACTTCTAGAAATTTCTGAACAAAGTTCAAGAAGTTTACAATGGATAAGGTTTAAGTATATAATGGATCGGGATATCCAGCAAAATTGGTTGAATATGCCTGAGCAACGTGACTTTTGAGATACGAATTGGGGACCCTCGTGGGTTTGAAATTCCCCTGCATTCCCCGGACCTGGAGCATCCCGGTGCTTACCTCTTGGCCTCGCTGGATCCCGCCGCCTGTCGCTCCGCCGCAATGCGAGCCTTCATCTCCAGGTTGACGATTTGCCGTTCCGCCTCCGCTTTTGCCGTGGTCAGCACGCCTTTTACGCGGGCGCTTTTGGCCTGCTCCAAAAAGGCCGCAAACTCGGCCACATCGCTTTTAAGCTGTTTTTCAGGTGGGGGAATCGTTTGTTAAATGATGGCACATCCGCTTTCCATTCAGACATACCTGTTCCAGGGACATATTGTCGGAATTACCAATAAAACAGAATGATTTCGGAGAACCGCAGAAGTTTCGAGCAATTCAATGACGCCGGCTCCCGCACTAAATGTCCTAAAACACGAATATCGCGTCAAGAGGATGAGCATATTGTGGGAAATTCTTCTTGTGGTATTTTCGGTATTATCGGTATTTTCTGTAGGCCGATTAACGATATTGTGTTTAATTGAAAAGTGCCATCTCTAAGCACAGCTGTTTCGTGGCCAACgttttcagtttgtttttatttaaaataatagaatttgatttaagaacaaaaacaaaagccaaaaaataaaaaaacattaaagcttaaaacaaatttttattcgcTTAATGAAAACTAAATGTGGTTCGTTAAAATATATGAATgagaaaatttcataaatgacaattgaaaacccaaaaaaaatcttgcaaaattaaatctatGGCACACttttcacttccgaaaaaGAGATTTCCCGCCAAGGGAGTGTGACCAGTTGGGAACCGCAATACCGTTGCGGTATTTTCGGCGCAATTACAGCGAAGCACACTTATTTTTTATGGCCTCCGTCGTAGTCGAAAAAAAACCATCGATGGTACCGGCTGTACTGGAACTTAACCATCGATATTATCAATAGTGCCATCGATGGTTTGATACCAAATAC
It includes:
- the LOC128265352 gene encoding calcyclin-binding protein — translated: MSLEQLKSDVAEFAAFLEQAKSARVKGVLTTAKAEAERQIVNLEMKARIAAERQAAGSSEAKRYLHELTDYGWDQSPKFVKLFITLNGVQGCKEEDVTVNYTTNSLQLHVRDLQGKDFGLSVNNLLHGIDVEKSYRKIKTDMVAIYLKKAKEGENWDVLTAIQKRLKQKQDTEMSKDSDNPESALVNIMKKMYNDGDTKTKQMIAKAWTESQDKAKLGKETGGGLDSLGDL